From Pelmatolapia mariae isolate MD_Pm_ZW linkage group LG22, Pm_UMD_F_2, whole genome shotgun sequence, a single genomic window includes:
- the LOC134632498 gene encoding G2/M phase-specific E3 ubiquitin-protein ligase-like — MKPNVSSSFLWGGQEAGSICSTTCLYIMAGIQKPAQEEPDELSDSDFESPVCRRRRVHHALPTAPGESEAKHQETEGCIQESENEGQAEGQQMFPYNVAEFVPIFLEEDEALEEAIQRSLLEESDRQSEVHISRSFKKLSKEEIEGLLRAHSEKVITPGTRQLHISRANVWSTALRQFKRPKFAESCEMLYVTFASDEHDTEEDAADLGGPRREFFRLLVKAIFQDSGAFEATPNGCTLKFNILHLQNGVYRTIGRMLSTIIVQGGEAPAFLSPHVVNATTQHDLEKAVSCCDSWRYQVEGLPLTVTMANKDLFVKNAALYLAVLQRQSCFDQLTDGLSYYGILSLLRENPSLCVLLDLLGEDKDLTASLIAGVLRPSYSVLGSNRRVREELMVVKFREFLQCVENKELRDALGERTLTKDEEAFVKALRPGHILAFATGSSKVPAIGFQPAPKITFVHDESKHLPIAHTCANELQLFVNETTMADDDAFHYCFLVALMNGALFSTI, encoded by the exons atgaaaccaaatgttTCTAGCAGTTTTCTTTGGGGTGGCCAAGAAGCTGGCTCGATTTGTTCCACCACCTGCCTCTATATAATGGCAGGGATACAAAAACCTGCACAG GAGGAACCAGACGAGCTTTCTGATAGTGACTTTGAAAGTCCAGTCTGCCGGAGAAGACGAG TGCATCATGCGTTGCCTACAGCACCAGGTGAAAGTGAGGCCAAGCATCAGGAAACAGAGGGCTGCATTCAGGAGAGTGAAAATGAGGGACAGGCAGAGGGACAGCAGATGTTTCCATATAATGTGGCAGAATTTGT CCCTATTTTTCTGGAGGAAGATGAAGCTCTTGAAGAGGCAATTCAGCGTAGCCTCCTAGAAGAGTCTGATAGACAAAGTGAAGTTCATATTTCAAG GTCTTTTAAGAAGCTCAgcaaagaagaaattgaagGTCTTCTTAGAGCTCATAGTGAGAAAGTCATTACACCAGGAACAAGACAACTCCATATCAGTCGAGCCAATGTGTGGTCGACTGCTTTGCGGCAGTTCAAGAGACCCAAGTTTGCAGAAAGCTGTGAGATGCTTTATGTCACATTTGCAAGCGATGAACATGATACAGAGGAAGATGCTGCTGACCTTGGGGGGCCAAGGCGGGAGTTTTTCCGTTtactggtgaaggccatctttCAGGACAGTGGTGCTTTTGAAG CTACACCAAATGGATGCACACTGAAATTTAACATCCTACACTTGCAAAATGGAGTATATCGAACCATTGGCAGGATGTTGTCCACGATAATAGTGCAAGGTGGAGAAGCACCAGCCTTTCTCTCTCCACAT gtTGTAAATGCAACAACTCAACATGATTTGGAGAAAGCAGTCAGCTGCTGCGACTCATGGCGATATCAAGTTGAAGGTCTTCCACTCACAGTCACCATGGCCAATAAAGATCTGTTTGTGAAAAATGCAGCTCTATACCTTGCAGTTCTGCAACGGCAAAGCTGTTTCGATCAGCTAACTGATGGCTTGTCCTACTATGGA ATTTTATCACTCCTGAGAGAGAACCCCAGTTTGTGTGTTCTGCTTGACCTGTTGGGGGAGGACAAAGATCTGACAGCCAGTTTAATTGCTGGGGTTCTCAGGCCAAGCTATTCTGTCCTTGGGAGCAACAGAAGAGTTAGAGAGGAGCTGATGGTGGTCAAATTTCGGGAATTTCTCCAGTGTGTCGAAA atAAAGAGCTGAGAGACGCACTTGGAGAAAGGACTCTTACCAAGGATGAAGAGGCATTTGTGAAGGCTTTGAGGCCTGGTCACATCTTGGCTTTTGCCACCGGGAGCAGCAAGGTTCCAGCCATAGGTTTTCAACCAGCTCCTAAAATAACATTCGTTCATGATGAAAGCAAACATCTCCCgattgcacacacatgtgcaaatGAGCTTCAGCTTTTTGTGAATGAAACAACAATGGCTGATGATGATGCTTTTCATTACTGCTTCTTAGTAGCACTCATGAATGGAGCTTTATTCAGCACCATCTAA